The Geoalkalibacter subterraneus genome contains the following window.
ACAGGTAGGATAAAAACGACAGGAAGGCCCCTTCAACGGAGAGAGGCAGATCTGATAAAAGCGAATAAGGGCAAGTAGGATGCGACGCATGATTACTCCCGCGTCAATACCGCTCGAATTTCTTGAAGCACGTCGGAATAACGCAGCATTGGTGCTCCTCGCCGGGCTATAATACTGAAATCCCGACGCGGGGTTGCCGCCTTGAGATGCCGTCGAAAAACTTCCCGCAGCAACCTTTTGACCCGGTTCCTCTGGGGTGCGTTCCCGACTTTGCGGCTGGCAGTGATGCCGAGGCGATTATGCTCCAGCCCGTTCAATCTTTGGTACACAAGAAAGTGGGGCGTTTTAAAAAAACGCCCCTGCTTTCTGACCAGATTGAATTCACGACTGTATTTAAGACGTGCGGACGCAGGAAAAGCCTGTGGTTTACCCGCGGTCACCGATTTATTTCTTAGGGGTCGTCACAGCGAGCTGGCGCCGGCCACGGGAGCGACGACGATTAATGACCTGACGCCCCT
Protein-coding sequences here:
- the rnpA gene encoding ribonuclease P protein component, which codes for MTAGKPQAFPASARLKYSREFNLVRKQGRFFKTPHFLVYQRLNGLEHNRLGITASRKVGNAPQRNRVKRLLREVFRRHLKAATPRRDFSIIARRGAPMLRYSDVLQEIRAVLTRE